A genomic window from Solanum stenotomum isolate F172 chromosome 10, ASM1918654v1, whole genome shotgun sequence includes:
- the LOC125843167 gene encoding serine decarboxylase 1-like gives MISFKKPIGSVTISGHKFLGCPMPCGVQITRKSYINNLSTNVEYIASVDATISGSRNGLTPIFLWYSLSAKGQIGLQKDVKRCLDNAKYLKDRLQKEGISVMLNELSIIVVLERPRDHEFVRRWQLSCVKDMAHVIVMPSITREMLDNFISELDAPSVLHICFNLIFA, from the coding sequence ATGATTAGTTTCAAGAAGCCAATTGGAAGTGTCACAATTTCTGGCCACAAGTTCCTAGGATGCCCAATGCCTTGTGGTGTccaaataacaagaaaaagcTACATCAATAATCTCTCAACAAATGTGGAGTACATTGCTTCTGTGGATGCCACTATTTCTGGTAGCCGTAACGGTTTAACTCCAATTTTCTTGTGGTATAGCTTGAGCGCAAAAGGTCAAATTGGCCTGCAAAAGGATGTTAAAAGATGTCTCGACAATGCTAAATATTTGAAAGATCGTCTTCAAAAAGAAGGGATAAGTGTCATGCTGAATGAGCTTAGCATCATAGTTGTACTTGAAAGGCCTCGTGACCATGAATTTGTCCGACGTTGGCAACTTTCATGCGTCAAAGATATGGCACATGTTATTGTTATGCCAAGCATCACACGAGAAATGCTTGACAATTTCATCAGTGAATTAGATGCTCCATCCGTGTTACATATTTGCTTTAACTTAATTTTTGCTTGA